A region of the Sminthopsis crassicaudata isolate SCR6 chromosome 6, ASM4859323v1, whole genome shotgun sequence genome:
tactaaagaagggaaagggacctgtatgtgccaaaatgtttgtggcagccctttttgtagtggctagaaacatcaattggagaatggttgggtaaattatggtatatgaatgttatggaatattattgtaagaaatgaccaacaggatgaatgcagagaggcctggagagacttacatcaactgatgctgagtgaaatgagcagaactaggagatcattatacacttcaacaatgatactctatgaggatgtattctgatagaagtggatatcttcaacaaagagaagatctaattcagtaccaattgatcaatgatgaacagaatcagctacatccagaaaaggaacactgggaaatgagtgtaaactgtttgcatttttgtttttcttcccaggttatttttaccttctgaatccaattcttcctgtgcaacaagagaattgttcggttctgcacacatatattgtatctaggatatactataacatgtataagactgcttgccatctaggggagggggtggagggagggaagaaaaaagccagaacagaagtgagtccaaggaataatattgtaaaaaattatccaggcatatgttctgtcaataaaaagttataataataataaaaaaacagatAATACTATGATCTCAGATAAGTCAATAGCAAATATGGACATggttagaaaaacaaacaaggtatattaaatatgataaaaacatAGCTAAAGAGATTACAGTAATGTTTAATATATCTATGCATAGAATGACTTAGTATTTAAATACTTTAAGGAAAAGTTAGCTGAATTACAGGGAGAAATGAACGGCAAAGCTATAACAATTAAGCGATATCAGTATATCCCTATCAGACCTAGACACATTtaaccaaaaggaaaataaaaagtatataaatagaattttagaattatataaCATTCTTGTGATTTCTGATTGAGAACAGAAAGGCATAATCACCCACTCTAAAATGGAACTTTCTTTTATGTGCTGTCTCTTATAATTAGAGAATAAGCTTcatgagagcagggactatcttactttttctaattatatacaTAGTGCTTAGTAGTGCAGTAAAGCATACTTTATTAAGTATATAAtctatacttaataaatatctttttgttcATTCTTCTATTTAGGATATAAGAGTATGATGAAGTATGAATGAGACTTTGGCATAAAAGATATACAGGGATCAGAAATTCCCTTTACACAAAACATTTCCTCATatttcttcaagaaggaaggcTTAGTTGTTAGCATTATCTTCCTATATAGGCAATATGGGTCAAGTGAAAGCTGCAAATGTCAGATACAGAACTAAGAAATATTAAGATATCTAATTTGAAGTTTTATTCATCATAAAACACACATTCACAAAATAAAGTAAGGTGATATAAAGAGTGActagcttaaaatatttttctctagaaaACTATATAAAGAAATTGCACAAAAATTGTCTTTGATTTTCTATGCTGCCCCCTTTCTATTTATATGTACTgtctgaccactggacccagatgactccagAGGAAAAAGTGAAGCCTTAAACCCAAATTACTGTAGCTCTCATTTATTGGCCAATATAAAGTCCCAGGTCAAGCCCATTTGGGCTTTGTTTGGATCTAGATTTTCTCACAGTGAATGtgaatagaaattatttctgttttgacccAAAACCCTaaaatcttcccctcccagattgattacttttattaatttttttttactacataaAAAAGTCAttctttacctcattttttttcttacctagccttaatcattgaatgagtAGTTGTCTCAGTAAAACTGATCTGTTAAAAGACCTTTGCAAAGGCCAAGATCTCTCACTGCATCCcaaggccatctctagtcatactGATTTGTTGGGCCACTGgtcccagatgactctggaggagaaagtgaggctggtggtGACTTTGTGTAATCCTCCCTCACATAAATACAATTCATCTGCATGTCATGGCGTCACCTCTCTGATATAATGGTTGTCTTTGTGAGAAACAACCACAGTAGGACATATTGGGAAAATGGAACAGAATATTCAATTTGTATGTGGTTTAAAGTTAAAAGATTCTTAAGGCTTGAACACTGCAAGTTGGACATCCCACAGGAATCTCAAAAtcaatctgtctctctctaaacccttcccttcttcccgattttcttgcttttattgagATCATCACcaccattttcactctttctactTCTATGGCTATGAACCTATGTGGACCCTCGTCACTTTTAAATGGGATTATTGCAGTAGCTTCCTGATTGGCTTTTCTGCCTAGTTTCTTTCCTCTCTAGtctatcctccacacagctgccaagaGAATATTTCTAGAGCACAATTCTAACAATATTTCTCTGTTCTGAACAACTATCTTTGTTACTCTGATTTCAGTTAAGAAGTTCCAGTGATTATCACCTCAGGATCAGAGATGCTCTCTTTGATACTTAATCTCTTTTATAACTTGGCTCCAAACTAACCTTTCcacttttcttatataatttctttcacACTGTCAGCCAACTAAACCGACCTTCCTGTGCCTCACATATGACTTTCCATTTCCCATGTATGCCTgtaatgttctccttcctcagtCTCCTTTAGAATTCCTCTTCATGTAGTCTATGATCCAGTGACACTACCTATTCTTTGCACAAGAAACTCCGCATTTTTACTCGTCTCCCTCCATGTCTTCTCTACCTCTTGCCAtacttcaagtctcagctaaagtccctcaaaatcttaccttctgcaagaaatctTAGTCCTCACAACTGTTGCCACTTCCTgctatcatttttctttatgtatagTTATCTGTATGTTGTCTTTTCCCccacattagattgtgaactcctttctttatctttgcctttctttgtatccccagcacttagtacaatgtctgatacatagtgagtgcttaatattTATTCAACTATTATTTCCTTCACACTCCAAAGACTATGGCCCAGAGTTTAAAACTATTTCATCTCTTGAGCCTCCATTTGGGGGTCTTGATGTACTGATTGGTGACTGTTGATCCTGGCTTACTATTTCAGGAAAGGCTCTACTTTCCTTACTAATCTATCATCTCCTCTCCTATAAGTTGTAGGCTTTGGGTAAAAACTGAAGGAATTGTGATTTAGGTTGATTAAAATATTGCTCAATGGTCCCTATGCCTAAGGGATTGCATCAAAGATGATGAACAAATTAAACTGTGCTCCCAATTCACCAGAATAAGGAGAATTGGACCCTCATTGGGTCCTTGTTATGAAATATAGCTCTCTCTTGGACTTCCAGAATGGAAGAAACCCTGATAATTCTCTTAGGGAGAAGCTAAAAGATCATAGGCATGAGCAATATGAAccttaagagattttttttgggggggagggggaatagtGAACCAGAATATAAGAAAAGCTGATATTCTCTCTCTGGGGTCTGGATACCTAAAGACTGAACCGAGTATCCTTGAGCCCAAAGTTGTAGGAACAACTTTCCTTCCAGGCACTCTCTCTGGTTTGTGGACAACACATATATCACAATTAGTTGTCATTCTCCATCAGAGAAAAAGGATTGTTTTTCAAGCTTAAAAAAACCATCAAGATTCTGATGGTGGAGTCTGGAACTATTCCAATAGTTTTCTGTTGTCCTCCCTGCCTCATCTCTCCAGTCTATCCCTTTACTCAACATTCAAAGtgctcttttttcagtttttaccatcaggatcaaatataaaatctggcttttaaagcccttccttACTGGGCCCTTATTTTCTTTAGCCTTCTTCTCTGTTGTCTTCATGTACTGTCTACTACAGAAAACTGGCCTTTGTGCTGCTCCTTATACAAACATCTCTTGATGGTGTGTTTTCACTGACTCTCCCCCATACCTAGAATCCTCTCCCTTCTTACTTAGAACTCCTGGTTTCCTGACTTACTTCCAGTACAGCTAAAATCCCACCATTAGTAAGATGCCTTTTCTGGTCTTCCTTAAAGATAATGTCATTAACCTGTTTTTCTCTCATATGTACAGAATCATTTGCAGTTTAGATTTTAGGGCAGGgtcaatttcttcctctctccttttcccccaaatCCCATTTTTTGAACCTgcaatacttagcacaatgcctagcacacagtaagcatttaatactTACTGACAATAATCAATAGAATGAGCTTTTCAAACTACTTCTATCTGAAATGACATTATGATcaacttgattttcttttaaaagtatatagtAAATGCAGTTTgttattttcaaagctgtcctgcttgtCTGTTTTCCACTGACCTTCATTCTGTTCAAAGAGTTTAAATTCTGAAGAGATGGCACCATATAAATATACCTAGGAtgaatacaaataagaaagtacaaataaatacaaagtaccTACAAGTTAttctgagagggagggagggtatcAGCAGTTTCAGCAGTTGGCTGGAGAATCAGGAAAAGGTTTCTTATATAAGGTGGCAGTTGAGATGCATCTTGGATGAACATTCCAGAATTGAAAAAAAGCCAGTGAAAAAGTGTGGAGGTGGGAGATGAAGGCCAGTTTGGTTAAACTGAAGAGTACAGTAAGAAAAGTAACAGTTATCTCCAGGGAAGATAGAAAAGTAGTTTGGAGTCAGGATGTCAAgcactttaaaaactaaacaatgctgtttctatttagttctggaggcaatagggagctgtTGTTCTTCCTTAGTtcctgaagaggaccaatgacatcatgagagaGGTTttgacttacaagtgaattggattcaacTGAGatagagctgtgcaaagtcatcagtcttatTCTCTCGTCCAGAGTCAGTCCcgtagcaagacaaaagtcaagatgactggcaatggtccAGGCAATAAATCTGATTAaaggaatgacatgatcagatatagacaggaaaataattttggcaataCTATAGAAAATGGTCCAGAATGTGGAATGGATTTGAGTTAGGAAGACCAATTAAGCAATAGTTTGGGCCAGAGGTCATAAAGGTCTGAACTATGGTGATGGTTGTGAGTAGAGAATCAGGGTCAGATGTATGAAAGGTCATAGGAGTTAGCAATggaaaggtttggcaattggGACTTGCTTAGTAAAGGAGAATAAGTCAAGATAACAAGATAGTTATGAAACTGCAATCATCTGGTtccacagattaaaaaaaaaagtatagaagaGGTGATTCTGGGGAGAAAGATGTCacattttagacatgttgaatttgggATGTTTCTGGACACCCAGTGTCCGATAGTGATATGAGACTGAAGCTTGAGGAAGACTGAGGATAGATATAGATTTGTGTATCATCTGCATGAACTCATGGGAGATGACATTACTGAGAGTATATAAAGAGGAGAGAACCCTGACAATTGTGCGGTTATTCTTAGATGATGACCCAACAAAAGAGGCTGAGAAATGGTTAAATAAGTAGAACCATTGAGAGAACATGATATGGATGATGGTTCTGAAGTGAGATTGAATACTGATGGGGTAGGAGAACTAGGAAAGAAAGGGTGTCATGAAAACCTAGGGAAAGTCCCCAAGAGGAAAGGATGGCCTAAGAAGTCAAataacagagaaataaaagaggataaaaatttaaaaagcaaccaaaaaaatACGGATTTGACAATGAAAATCTCATTGATAACTCAGGAGAAAGCAATTTCAGTTTAAAAGTTGAGAAGTGAAAATAGAAAGTGGAGGtaatgaagttttttttccccaggagtTTTGctaagaaaaggaggggaaattatATGATTGAGAGTTGGGGAGAAAAGTAGGACCTAGTGAATAGTTATTTAAGAGAAGAATGAATGGCTTGCCTTGCTGAAGCAAGAGTTCAGGGTGCatgattttctccaatttttgcACAGCAACATGTGAATAGCTGAAGAAGGAATAATGTATGACTGGGGTTTGGCAAAGAATGAGCTGCCACAAGGTAAAGGGTTCAGGAATTCAAGAATAAATGACAATGATTAAATTAGTTTAAGGGAGTTTCATAATGAATGTTTTTTAGGAGCAAGTATTCCCAAATCCCACCTTGTTCTAACCCCATCTACTGCCCTTTCACCCATTCCTATCCTCCACCCCAACAAGGAGGGGCTGAAGGGGCAGCCAGTGCTACAGAGGATGGCTAACTAGTATAGTCTGAGGGAAATTAGGTTTTAGTGAAAGCAGATGGAAGTAGAAAATAGAAGTTCAGAATAGAATGTGTTCACTATGGAATAGGAATTCTAGGAGGTATAATGGAAGAGCTGGGCTGGGCAAGATTGGAGTGAAAAATGAGTATGACAGAACTGGCCTGGGAAAGATGGAGTTAGAATAAGGTGGGGATTAGAGACTGCTTGCTTTTAGACAATGGGAGTGAGTGGGCAAAGAATTAAAATGCTACAAGTCAGGAAGGATAAAATTGCCATACAGTGGGATCACTGGATCttaatatgaattatattttttcccataattCCAAACTTTTATCTACAACAGTTGGACAAATTCAGCTTCACCAGCACATAGGCCCTTCTCTCATATCTTCAACATCGactatcttaaattttttttttttttttttaccatttttggcaatttgatatGTCACAATAGTGTTtaattgatcttttgtttttaatctgccaattatctttgattttttaattcatttaatgtcAAACATTTCTTATGTACCTAACATATTCAaggtactaggaatacaaagacaaacttCAAAACATTCCTTGCCCATAtgaagcttttttgttttttgctttttactggGAGGAGGGATATAtcatgtatacaaaataaattcaaaacaagATAAATTTAGGCAATAGAAcaatctgggaggaaaaaaaccaccaagcatttattaaacgtctacaatgtgccagatattgtgctaataCCTACAAAtaacctcatttgattctcataactgaggtgggggggggggaaggagggtgctattattattcctattttatagttgaggaaactgacagATTAAGCAATTTGCTTTGGATCATATAGTTGGTgtaatttgaagccagatttgaatttaggtcttcctcactctaggCCAGCAATGTCCTTCCTACTAGGCTCAAGGAAGGTTTGAAGTAGTGTCTTATAGGAAAATAAAGATTCCAAAATAGGAGAAAAGAATGCCCTCTAGAAATGGGAGATGTTTTAAGCAAATAGAACAGGGATTCCTGGATATTAATTTCAGAGGACAGAAAAGTTAAGGTGGAAAATCAAATAGGTCCAGGGGAATACAATGAAAAAGAACTGGACAGGGAAGGAGGCACTAGATAGTGGAAGGTCTTGCATAgagttttactttttcttataaGCAATAGAGAGCAAGAGAAAGTTTTTTAATAGGGCAATAACCTTTAGTAGCTATAAATTAAGAGGAGATAATTCTAAGAAATGTGCAGAGAGGCAGAATGAAAATTTGTCAACTAATGTGTTAACATAAAGGAGAGCCAAGAGTCAAGGACTAGATCATCTGGTAATTTTCTAAGACTattagcatattttaaaatatgaagttcCAGAAAGATAAACAATCTTAAGTGAGAAAAACTTTagttaatacatatatatgacaaatTTCCATAAATGTAGactaataaaaaaacataaacaaaaaaggtCAAGGCCTACTGTGATTTACATACCTAAGTGTTTGTGAGGCTGGGAATACTCTCAATAGAAATCTTGGCTAAGGCAGAAAAAAAGACTGTTTTGGATAGTCTGAGATACCACAGAATGTCCAGGAGACATTTAAGGATATTTGGGtatatgcaaagaaaaatatgattgaaCCCATGGGAGAAGAGATTAGCAAGGGAAGAAAACATATGGAGAAAACGATTCTAGATCAAGATAATACCCATTGTGAGATGGGATGAAAACCTGGCACAAAAGCTTGATAAAATATGGTCAGACAGGTGGGAAGATATCAAGTTACAGAAACCAGGAAAAAGAGTATTCAGAAAATAGGGATGGTGGTGCTGATGCCATCAAAAGTCATAAAGATCCAAAATAAAAGCCAATGGGTTTAgcaattaaaaattacttttatctcCTAACCTGGAGAGCTAAAAAGACAGAATGAAGGGGGTAAGAAATAAgtttatattgaaaaaatatagagCCAGGTTTTGTGGGAATTTAGCAGTGAAAAGTATTAACTTGAAAGGCTATCAAGAACATGGATAAATGCTTAAAAGATGAGACAATTATGCTTATTGATAATGAGAACAGAgttagcaaaaacaaacaaaaaacccccagaAAACGAGAGCAGGAATGATAGAAAATAAAGGTTCTATCTTTTCTTCATGGCCCTTCAAGTATAATGGATACTTCTTTGAAGTCTTTTTAATAGGAGTTTTAGCTAAGGACTACAACACAACTGATCTCACATTCCCCCTTACTGCACACCTCCCAAATTCCCCACATCTGGCCTTGAATGTTGGGAGAGTGGTACAGAataaagaacattggatttgctGCCAGAGGATGAATTGGCATTTTCCCTGACATTTACTATCTGAGGGACTTTAGTCCCTCAATTACTCTAGACTtgggtttccttatctgaaaaggtGGTTGGATCAGATACCCTTTGAAGGTCGTTGCAGCTAAACATCTGAAATCTTATGATCCTTTTGCCAAACTTTTTCTGGGTATGTAGTGATTTCATTCACTTAGTATTTTCAcatgcaatattttcttttatcctcataTCCCCAAGATGAGCAAACTAGTTAGTACACAAAGCCAAAATGACTaaatcatttcccttcttttaaaaatatttgaatatccCAAATCAAATTCAAAGTACATTTATTAGAACTATTTATCTGTGCCCTATCTTAATGTTTTCAAAACACAtggataatttccaacattcacctttggcaaaaccttgtgttccaattttttcccatcccttcccttcATTCTCTCCTGTAGaggacaagtaattcaatatatgttaaacatgtacaattcttctatacatatttccacaattatgctccACATGAGAAAAtcggaaaaaggaaaaaaaaaattgcaagcagAGTgagtgctatgttgtgatccacactcagttcccagtcctccctctgggtgcagatggatctcttcatcacaaggccattggaactgtGTGCTCCATTTTTATTTAGGTTAATGGGTAACAGAATATTTCAATTTTGGaactcctttctccccctccccacttaTTAGGTAAGCTAGTCTACCTTTCAAGTAAATGCCCacatctcttccttccccctcaatTCTACCCTAAGGTATAAGTACTAAAGTAAATTAGTTTTTCCcctattcattaaacatttacttaCCCAAAGTGAGCAGTTATTTGTGCAAGTACAGCTTTTGGAGGCTCTCAATTTTAAgcaggatcaaaaataaaaccaTCTCTGAACtaccttttaaaacttttccagGATTAAAACCATGCTATTATGTAGGCAAAGCTTTAGCCAAAGAATCTTCATTCTGTCCTGATTCCACAAAAAGAATATCTGATGTAACCACATAAGGCAAACccaattttcaatattatttgcATTTGAAAACACTGAATGCTCGGAATGGAATAGAATCATCTTTAAAGAAGTGAAATGGTGGAATTTTAGGCAAGGCAAAAAATTTGAGGAGAATTTTAATTTCAACCCCCCCCTCACTTTTTGCAGAGTGTTGCCCCTTAAGGAGATCATTAAAGGTCCAGGTAATCAATTATGAAAACGATATGAGAAAACCTGATAAAAATCCTTTGACCacgcataaaaaaaaaaaagaagaaaccatTATCTTATCCCTTAAGCAAAGCCATATAGGGAATTATAGGCCTTACTGCAATAAActtatataaataattacaaaCTTTCAAAAATCAAGTcctaaataaatttttctttgttggAAACAAAACGCCTTTTGACAAATTAACCTGGGCAGATAAAAAGTTCagcaaaaatcagaaaattacttcaaatttaaaaatgttttacaagacTACACAccctagaaaattaaaaagaaaaaagaaaatcaactcgTAGCTGGattgaaaattttattatttcaaaagatACTGCTTAGAACTTAAACGTAGTAGTAGTACGTTAACTTTATTTCAACTTAATACTCTTTTTGACTCCAGCACGAATGCCAGACAGTTCACCAGAATATTTGTATTCTTCTGTGCGAACCTGAGGGACCTGACCTCTTCTGCGAATTTTAGCTCTCCTGAACTTCTCGCGATGTTTAACTCTAGGATTTCTATCAATTTTCTTCCTTCGGGGTGTAAGTCCCTTATTTTTGGCAATTTGGTAGGTGATAGCTCTCTTTGCGTTTGAACCTGCCGGGTCAGccgcctcctcttcctcctccccctctgctGCTtcgtctttctttctttttaatttcagtctcttttccatttcttcataatGTTTCAGCGCAGCTTCTTCATCTGAATCAGAGTCCTCTGCAGGGCCCATAGCAGCAGGGACATCGGATTTTGGTTTGGGCCTCGTGGGGGGTTTCTTTAGCTCTGCGGCTACTTTTCCCTCGCCATCGAACTGCGAAAGAAGATAACGGATTTGAGGTGACAGTCTCTGGTCCACCACGGCCAGCCTGTTGATTAAGTTGCGATAGGTGACCAGTCTCTCAATGACAGGGTGCCCATGAATGGGGACCCGCCTGGCTTTGAGCACCAAATAGAAAGTGATGTTGGAGCAATAGTTGAGATAAAGGCTGTACTTCATCTTCAGGTAGCGGCTCCCCTTCCCGGGGGCAACGACTCCCTTTTCCACCATGTGCAGCAGGGGCTCCAGCTCATCTTTCACCTCTGCCAGCTTGGCTTTCAGGTCCTCGATCAGCTCCTGCAGCTCCGGGGACTCCTTACGAAGCATCTTGAGTTTCTCTTTCGTTGACATTTTGTCCAGGTCTTTCACCACGCGGGTCTGGGCCTCCTCGGGCCCAGGCTGGGCCGACTTGCCGAACGCCTGGACCCAGCTCAGGCCAAAGTCCTCCTCCTGCAGAGCCTGGGTCAGGCGCCGCTGGATGAGCtgggcctcctcctcctcctcccgctCCTCCTCGTCGGCCTCCTGTTGGCTCTTGCCCTTGGAGGCCCGGTAGTCTGTGTTGTAGTACAAGTTTTTCCTCTGGCCCCACGACAGGCTGGGGTCGGCGTCGGCGTCCTCGGCATCACTG
Encoded here:
- the UTP3 gene encoding something about silencing protein 10, which produces MGKARKRGVGVRRPARMQEQQEEEEEEQGPPPSPGDPSYFQDQVEAFHEARSQAALAPLWSDGDSGAEDADEEEEVLGLEEHEEEDEEEEEEEAGEEDEEDEEEEAGEEDEEEEEDAGSVGGSSMLSDAEDADADPSLSWGQRKNLYYNTDYRASKGKSQQEADEEEREEEEEAQLIQRRLTQALQEEDFGLSWVQAFGKSAQPGPEEAQTRVVKDLDKMSTKEKLKMLRKESPELQELIEDLKAKLAEVKDELEPLLHMVEKGVVAPGKGSRYLKMKYSLYLNYCSNITFYLVLKARRVPIHGHPVIERLVTYRNLINRLAVVDQRLSPQIRYLLSQFDGEGKVAAELKKPPTRPKPKSDVPAAMGPAEDSDSDEEAALKHYEEMEKRLKLKRKKDEAAEGEEEEEAADPAGSNAKRAITYQIAKNKGLTPRRKKIDRNPRVKHREKFRRAKIRRRGQVPQVRTEEYKYSGELSGIRAGVKKSIKLK